In Desmonostoc muscorum LEGE 12446, the genomic window AGATTTTACCTAATGATGTTACATAATACTTGCACTGGCAAGTATTAATTTATTCTTAACCAAATGTTTACTTTTATGTAAAAATACTTATACTACTTTAAAAGTATAATAATTTTTCTCAAGCAATTAATTAGAAATTGCTACTGAGTGATACTTGCACTAAAAGAAAATCTTTCCTTATAAAATTGTAAATAATAAAACAGTACATGAAATCGCATCTAGATTGAATGTACTGTCTTGTGCTAATTTTGTCATCAATAAAGAATGAAATATCAGATTGTCCTACAACACAGTGAGGAAGATTGTGGTGCAGCGTGCATTGCTACTATTGCCAAACATTATAAACGTAATTTTGCCATCGCTCGTGTTCGAGAAGTTGTTGGTACAGGAGCGCAAGGTACAAGTCTTGTAGGCTTGAAACGTGGTGCCCAAAGCCTTGGATTTAACGCCCGTCAGGTGAGAGCGACGCCCCAACTAATTGAGAAACTTCATGAAGCACCTCTTCCTGCCATTATCCACTGGAAAGGATACCACTGGGTAGTTTTATATGGAAAAAAAGGTAAAAAATATGTAATTGCCGATCCCAGTAGTGGCATCCACTATCTCAGTCGTGAAGAATTAACTACAGGCTGGGCAAATTATGTCATGTTACTGTTATTACCAGACGAAATCCGTTTTTATCAGCAAGAATCAGATAAAATTAGCGGTTTTGGTCGTTTTTTAGCACGAGTTTTACCTTATCGCCAGATTTTAACTGAAGCGATTTTGATTAATCTGGCGATGGGAATTTTCTCGCTTGCAAGCCCTTTTTTAATTCAAATTCTCACTGATGACGTACTAGTTAGAGGAGATACACAACTTTTAACCACAGTCGCAATTGGTGTGGTAGCAATAAATCTCTTTAATAGCACACTAACATTGGTACAGTCTAACTTGATTGCCCACTTTGCTCAACGCCTAGAATTAGGACTAATTTTAGAATTTGGCAGACAAATTTTGCGCCTTCCTCTTACTTATTATGAAACTCATCGTAGTGGGGAAATTGTCAGCCGTCTCCGAGATATTCAAGAAATTAATCAGATGGTTTCTCAAGTTGTAATTGCCATTCCTAGCCAGCTTTTTGTGGCGGCAATTTCACTGGTTTTTATGGTATTTTATAGTCGTAAAT contains:
- a CDS encoding peptidase domain-containing ABC transporter, which encodes MKYQIVLQHSEEDCGAACIATIAKHYKRNFAIARVREVVGTGAQGTSLVGLKRGAQSLGFNARQVRATPQLIEKLHEAPLPAIIHWKGYHWVVLYGKKGKKYVIADPSSGIHYLSREELTTGWANYVMLLLLPDEIRFYQQESDKISGFGRFLARVLPYRQILTEAILINLAMGIFSLASPFLIQILTDDVLVRGDTQLLTTVAIGVVAINLFNSTLTLVQSNLIAHFAQRLELGLILEFGRQILRLPLTYYETHRSGEIVSRLRDIQEINQMVSQVVIAIPSQLFVAAISLVFMVFYSRKLLGLSVLVALVMSLSTIIFIPTLRQKIRTLIVTQAENQGILVEIFKGILTVKTANAVPQAWEEIQSRFGNLAYLTFSTVQIGIINNVFSGLVSGFGNLAILWFGSSLVINQEL